Within the Kineosporia corallincola genome, the region CGCCTCCACCGGCAACACCTCGGCGAGCGCCGCGGCCTATGCCACCGCCGCCGGCATGACCTGCGCGGTGCTGGTGCCGGACGGCAAGATCGCGATGGGCAAGCTGGCCCAGGCCATCGCCCACGGCGCGCAGCTGCTCCAGGTCGACGGCAACTTCGACGACTGCCTGACGATCGCCCGCAAGCTCGCCGAGGCCTACCCGGTCGAGCTGGTGAACTCGGTCAACCCGGCCCGCATCGAGGGCCAGAAGACCGCCGCGTTCGAGATCGTCGACGTGCTCGGCGACGCGCCCGACATCCACTGCCTGCCGGTCGGCAACGCGGGCAACATCACCGCCTACTGGCGCGGCTACCAGGAGTACCTCGCCGACGGCCCGTCGTCGAAAACCCCGAGGATGTGGGGTTTCCAGGCCGCGGGCGCCGCGCCGATCGTGCTCGGCCACCCGGTCGACCAGCCGGAGACGGTGGCCACGGCCATCCGCATCGGCAACCCGGCCTCGTGGCAGCAGGCGATCGAGGCCCGGGACTCCTCCGGCGGCCGCATCGACGCCGTCGACGACCAGGCGATCCTGGCCGCGCACCGCTGGCTCTCGTCGAGGGAGGGCGTGTTCGTCGAGCCCGGTTCGGCCGCCTCGGTCGCCGGCCTGCTCCAGACGCACGCCGCCGGTGAGCTCGAGCCCGGCCAGCGCGTGGTCTGCACGGTCACCGGCCACGGTCTGAAAGACCCGCAGTGGGCGCTGAAGAACGCCGACGGCGAGGACGTGCAGCCGACCCGCATCCAGGTCGACGTGGTGAGTGTCGCCACCGCCCTGGGTCTCGCCTGATGTCGGTCGAGTCGGCGCCGCAGGCGGTGAAGGGTCTGGTGCGCGACCGCCGGGCCACCGTGCGGGTGCCGGCCACCAGCGCCAACCTGGGGCCCGGTTTCGACAGCATGGGCCTGGCCCTCGGCATCCACGACGTGGTGACCCTCAGCCTGGCCCCGGCCGGGCTGGAGGTCGAGGTCGAGGGCGAGGGCGCCGCCGGGGTGCCGCTGACCGAGGACCACCTAGTGGTGCGCGCCGTCCGGGCCGGTCTGGACCACGCCGGGGTGCCGCAGCCGGGTATCCGCCTGCACTGCGCCAACTCGATCCCGCACGGCCGCGGCCTGGGCTCCTCGTCCGCTGCCGTGGTGGCCGGGCTGGTCGCTGCCCGGGGCTGCCTGGCCGACCCGGAGGCGCTCGACGACGCCACGGTGCTGGCGCTGGCCACGGCGTTCGAGGGGCACCCCGACAACGCGGCCCCGGCCCTGCTGGGCGGCTGCACCATCGCCTGGTCCGAGCACAGCGGCGTGCCCCGCGCGGAGCGCATCGAGATCCGCTCCGACCTGGAGGCCGTGGTCTGCGTGCCGTCCGGCGAGCTGTCCACCACCACCGCCCGGGCCATGCTGCCCGCGCTGGTGGCCCACCCGGACGCCTCGTTCAACGTCGGCCGGGCGGCCCTGCTGGTGCACGCCCTGACCCGGCGGCCCGACCTGCTGCCGGAGGCCACCGAGGACCGGCTGCACCAGACGCAGCGCGCGCCCGCCATGCCGGAGACGGCGGACCTGGTGCACCGGGTGCGCGAGCTCGGCGCGGCGGCCGTGGTGTCGGGGGCCGGTCCCAGCGTCCTGGTGCTCGGCGCCCGGGGCGAGGTGCTGCCGGCGGTGCGCTCGGCGCTGTCCGGCCCGGCGGCGAACCGGTGGACGGTTCTGCGGCCGGGGATTGATACAGTGGGCTCGCTTCTCGCTACAGAAGGTCAGTAATCCGGCCGAGTATGCTGCGGGAAGGTCCGGCGCCCGGATCTCCGATCTGGTGAGTGACGGATCCAACATCGATTTCTGATGCGATCTACCGCTTGGCCTGATTCCGGTCCTTCGTTCTGGCCCGCGCCGGTGTTACAGTACGTGTGCAGCCGCTGAGATGCCGGTCCCCATCAGGCACACGTGCTGTACCCCGCCGCTTTCACCGTTTCCGCGCTTGCGTGTGGTCGTGCGGCGTACCACCATCCGGATTCTCCGGGTGAAACACCCGCTGGTCGTGACGCTATCGCGGCCGAGGAGGGGGAAGACCTTTCGTGACAGATACCACCGAGATGTCGGCAGCCGTCGATCTCTCCACGCTCCGCCTGCCGCAGCTCCAGGCCGTCGCCTCGCAACTGGGCATCGCCGGGACCGCCCGCATGCGTAAGGCCGAGCTGCTCGAGGCCATCCGCAGCCACCAGGGCGGTGGCTCGGTGAGCGCGCCGACCGCCACCCGCACCACCCGCCGGGCCGCTTCCGCGCCGGCCGGCGCCCCGACCCGCACCCGGCGCTCCGCCGCTGCTGCCGCCCCCGAGCCCGAGCCCGAGGCGAAGCCGGCCCAGGACACGCTGATCGAGGCGCCCGCCGCCTCCAGCAGCTCGACCCGGACCGCCGGTGGCCGTCGCACCCGGGCCGCTGCGGCCGCTCCGGCTGCCGAGGCCGAGCCGGCCAAGGCCGCCGAGGCCCCCGCCGAGCAGCCCGCCGCCGAGGCCGAGCCCACCGAGCGCCCGGCCCGTGGCCGTGGTCGCGGCCGGTCCGACCGCACCGAAGGCCGTTCCGACAGCCGCTCGGACAACCGCTCCGACAGCCGCTCGGACAACCGCTCCGACAGCCGCTCGGACAACCGG harbors:
- the thrC gene encoding threonine synthase, which gives rise to MAHLWRGVVEEYRDRLPILGDAPAVTLGEGGTPLVRAHRLSEHTGCEVWLKCEGVNPTGSFKDRGMTAAMTHAAASGAKVVICASTGNTSASAAAYATAAGMTCAVLVPDGKIAMGKLAQAIAHGAQLLQVDGNFDDCLTIARKLAEAYPVELVNSVNPARIEGQKTAAFEIVDVLGDAPDIHCLPVGNAGNITAYWRGYQEYLADGPSSKTPRMWGFQAAGAAPIVLGHPVDQPETVATAIRIGNPASWQQAIEARDSSGGRIDAVDDQAILAAHRWLSSREGVFVEPGSAASVAGLLQTHAAGELEPGQRVVCTVTGHGLKDPQWALKNADGEDVQPTRIQVDVVSVATALGLA
- the thrB gene encoding homoserine kinase, with translation MSVESAPQAVKGLVRDRRATVRVPATSANLGPGFDSMGLALGIHDVVTLSLAPAGLEVEVEGEGAAGVPLTEDHLVVRAVRAGLDHAGVPQPGIRLHCANSIPHGRGLGSSSAAVVAGLVAARGCLADPEALDDATVLALATAFEGHPDNAAPALLGGCTIAWSEHSGVPRAERIEIRSDLEAVVCVPSGELSTTTARAMLPALVAHPDASFNVGRAALLVHALTRRPDLLPEATEDRLHQTQRAPAMPETADLVHRVRELGAAAVVSGAGPSVLVLGARGEVLPAVRSALSGPAANRWTVLRPGIDTVGSLLATEGQ